One window from the genome of Spirosoma rhododendri encodes:
- a CDS encoding SusD/RagB family nutrient-binding outer membrane lipoprotein gives MSPKKYILPLLAVLTLAGCEKPFDQLEQDPNRPTSAPASLVFNGVVNDMYSVAGGGGWNDSQRYNQFYASNYNYYATNDYAWTTTGLNYTTLKNVVKMEEEAKKAGLPDVNAYSALGKFFRAYYFENMTRRVGDIPLTEALQGLNNQTPKYNTQKEVYVQILNWLDGANSDLASLIAKNDNNLSGDIYFSNSLSKWQKAVNTYKLRVLVNLSRKESDTDLNVKSRFAEVIGNPTKFPIMTSMDDNLQYVYNSQFNKYNRNPDNFGGNATRENMAATYLGTLTSLKDPRTFVVAEPATAKVAAGTKPTDFSAFVGASSGEDLAIMSSNANQGLYSFQNRKHYYSTYTAEPYLIISYPELQFNIAEAINRGWTSGSAETYYQNGIKASWGFYGITDGANTVYFSADGGYRNFNTYTVNVSFADYYAQSAVKYAGSTTGLTQILTQKYLAFAQNSGLEAFYNQRRTGVPTFLVGPGTGNSQRIPLRWQYPATERSYNTANNTAAVSSQYGGNDDINAQMWLLK, from the coding sequence ATGTCTCCTAAAAAATATATCCTCCCCCTGCTCGCCGTGCTGACGCTGGCGGGTTGCGAAAAACCGTTCGACCAGCTCGAACAGGACCCCAACCGCCCGACGAGTGCGCCCGCATCGCTGGTGTTCAACGGCGTCGTCAACGATATGTATAGCGTGGCTGGTGGCGGTGGCTGGAACGATAGCCAGCGCTACAATCAGTTCTACGCCAGCAACTACAACTACTACGCGACCAACGACTACGCGTGGACCACGACGGGCCTCAACTACACGACGCTGAAAAACGTGGTGAAGATGGAGGAAGAAGCCAAAAAGGCGGGTCTGCCCGACGTTAATGCGTACTCGGCACTGGGCAAATTTTTCCGGGCCTACTACTTCGAGAACATGACCCGGCGCGTGGGCGACATCCCGCTGACTGAAGCCTTGCAGGGCCTGAACAATCAGACGCCCAAGTACAACACGCAGAAGGAGGTCTACGTCCAGATTCTGAACTGGCTCGACGGCGCCAACAGCGATCTGGCGTCGCTGATCGCGAAGAACGACAACAACCTGTCGGGCGATATTTACTTCAGCAACAGCCTGAGCAAGTGGCAGAAAGCGGTGAATACCTACAAACTGCGGGTACTGGTTAACCTGAGCCGGAAAGAATCGGATACCGACCTGAACGTGAAATCACGCTTTGCCGAGGTGATCGGTAACCCGACGAAATTCCCGATCATGACGTCGATGGACGACAACCTGCAATACGTCTACAACAGTCAGTTCAACAAGTACAACCGTAACCCGGATAACTTCGGCGGAAACGCGACGCGCGAGAACATGGCCGCTACTTACCTCGGTACGCTGACGAGCCTGAAAGACCCGCGTACGTTTGTCGTGGCCGAACCCGCTACGGCGAAAGTCGCTGCCGGTACTAAACCGACCGATTTCTCGGCTTTCGTGGGTGCCTCATCGGGTGAAGATTTGGCGATTATGTCGTCGAACGCCAACCAGGGGCTGTATTCGTTCCAGAACCGGAAGCACTACTACAGCACCTACACCGCCGAGCCGTATCTGATTATCAGCTACCCCGAATTGCAGTTCAACATCGCCGAAGCCATCAACCGGGGCTGGACATCGGGTAGTGCCGAGACGTATTACCAGAACGGTATCAAAGCGTCGTGGGGTTTCTACGGTATCACCGACGGAGCCAACACAGTTTATTTTTCGGCCGATGGTGGTTACCGCAATTTCAACACGTACACGGTCAATGTCAGCTTCGCCGATTACTACGCGCAGTCGGCAGTGAAGTACGCGGGCAGCACGACGGGCCTGACCCAGATTCTGACCCAGAAGTACCTGGCGTTTGCTCAGAATTCGGGGCTGGAAGCGTTCTACAACCAACGCCGGACGGGTGTGCCGACGTTCCTGGTTGGCCCCGGTACGGGCAACAGTCAGCGGATTCCGCTGCGCTGGCAGTACCCAGCTACTGAGCGGTCGTACAATACAGCTAACAACACAGCGGCCGTATCCAGTCAGTATGGTGGTAACGACGACATCAACGCCCAGATGTGGCTGTTGAAATAG
- a CDS encoding SusC/RagA family TonB-linked outer membrane protein: protein MKLTLLSSRTISRFRTLSGALLLVCLATLSALAQTVTGRVTSADDQQPLPGVSILVQGSTVGTTTREDGTYSLNVSNPSGATLTFSFIGYDNQSIAVGNRSTINVALKAGTANLNEVVVTALGIKKDIRQTGVAIQTVDGNQLLKAREPNPINSLTGKVAGLTIGASAELLGRPNISLRGNTDVLFVVDGIPITSDTWNISADDIDTYTVLKGASASALYGFRGKNGAILITTKRGTKDKRGFSVEVNTSQMFDQGFLAIPKVQDEYGPGDHGVYAFGDGKGNGLNDGDYDIWGPALNGQLIPQYDSPVIPGQSFTTKFPNGATFTSNRQPTAFLPRGKDNLSRFIQTGMLSNNNISVGAQGEKYDMRFSTSYNYQRGLVPNTKLNVVNFNLTGGYTFSPKLRFDASMNYNRQFTPNFPDVSYGPNSLIYNVIAWGGADWNIDDMKQIWQPGKEGSQQIYAEYQRYNNPWFLAKYWLRGHYNNNLYGYTSLKYQIANNLQLTAKTQLTTYNLLRTEKFPYSATTYGREEARGDYREDRRNMFDNINQVLLQYNKTVSRDLTINALAGGEARILNYNSDYASTNYLNVPGVYNFANSSNPVIANNFTADMRVLSAYYSADFTFRDIVTLTTTGRIDKLSTLPKGNNAYFYPSVALSTVISDYVKLPASLGISFLKVRASYANVKDGLTQSTIGATPGASFPLSYGDNYLSSYGGPTYQNSAVYTLPLLYNNKPGAYFTNTLNNPNLKPNSTSQTEIGLDVRFLNNRLALDAAYYVSNDGPRIFTLPSSEATGYTGRLVNGIMTQKKGGEISLTGKALRTNSGFNWDVVANYSTYTERLREVYPDGGINTLASNYFVNNSSGNRFINVGDRTDGFYAGAFVRTPDGQYINDAGGRPIANPVAQFLGYVNPKFVWGINNRFSYKNLTFSFQFDGRVGGVIGDYVRQKTFQGGRNIETVQGALGTARVNDVQGVKSYVGSGVVLTSGKLNYDVNGNVLNYGELQYGANTTATFAQDYVARIYGQAESFLMDRSFAKLREVIIGYSLPTRLTSRFGVRQASVSLVGRNLLYFAQYKDIDLDQYLTGGISGLQTPTTRRYGINLNLMF, encoded by the coding sequence ATGAAGTTAACTCTCCTCTCATCACGAACCATCAGCCGCTTTCGCACCCTGTCGGGAGCCCTGCTGCTGGTTTGTCTGGCCACCCTGTCGGCTTTGGCGCAGACAGTTACCGGACGCGTAACGTCGGCCGACGATCAGCAGCCGCTGCCGGGCGTTTCGATTCTGGTACAGGGCAGCACCGTCGGGACTACCACCCGCGAAGACGGTACGTACAGCCTGAACGTAAGCAACCCGTCGGGGGCTACGCTGACGTTCTCGTTTATCGGTTACGATAACCAAAGTATAGCGGTTGGTAACCGCTCAACCATCAATGTAGCCCTGAAAGCGGGGACAGCCAACCTGAACGAAGTCGTCGTGACGGCGTTGGGCATCAAGAAAGATATCCGGCAGACGGGTGTCGCGATTCAGACCGTCGACGGTAACCAACTGCTGAAAGCCCGCGAACCGAACCCGATCAACTCACTGACGGGTAAAGTCGCCGGTCTGACCATCGGTGCATCGGCTGAACTGCTAGGCCGCCCCAACATCTCGCTGCGCGGAAACACCGACGTGCTGTTCGTTGTGGACGGTATTCCCATTACGTCGGATACCTGGAACATCAGCGCTGACGACATCGATACATATACGGTCCTGAAAGGGGCATCGGCGTCGGCGCTGTACGGCTTCCGGGGTAAAAACGGAGCCATTCTGATTACGACCAAGCGCGGTACCAAAGACAAGCGCGGCTTCTCGGTAGAGGTCAACACGAGTCAGATGTTCGATCAGGGCTTTCTGGCCATTCCGAAGGTGCAGGATGAATACGGCCCCGGCGACCACGGCGTGTATGCCTTCGGCGACGGCAAAGGTAACGGCCTGAACGACGGTGACTACGACATCTGGGGACCAGCCCTGAACGGCCAGTTGATTCCGCAGTACGACAGTCCGGTTATTCCGGGGCAGTCGTTCACGACCAAATTCCCGAACGGGGCTACGTTCACCAGCAATCGCCAGCCGACGGCTTTCCTACCGCGTGGCAAAGACAACCTGAGCCGGTTCATTCAGACTGGTATGCTGTCGAACAATAATATTTCGGTTGGCGCGCAGGGCGAAAAGTACGATATGCGCTTCTCGACTTCGTACAACTACCAGCGCGGACTGGTGCCGAACACGAAGCTGAACGTCGTGAACTTCAACCTCACTGGCGGCTACACGTTCTCGCCGAAGCTGCGGTTCGACGCCAGCATGAACTACAACCGGCAGTTTACGCCTAACTTCCCCGACGTAAGCTACGGCCCCAACTCGCTGATTTACAACGTTATTGCCTGGGGTGGTGCCGACTGGAACATCGACGACATGAAGCAGATCTGGCAGCCGGGCAAAGAAGGTTCGCAGCAGATTTACGCCGAATACCAGCGCTACAACAACCCGTGGTTCCTGGCTAAATACTGGCTGCGTGGTCACTACAACAACAACCTGTACGGGTACACGTCGCTGAAGTACCAGATTGCCAACAACCTGCAACTGACGGCCAAAACGCAGCTGACGACCTATAACCTGCTCCGCACGGAGAAATTTCCGTACTCGGCAACGACTTACGGCCGCGAAGAAGCACGGGGCGACTACCGCGAAGATCGCCGGAATATGTTCGACAACATCAATCAGGTGCTGTTGCAATATAATAAGACGGTCTCGCGCGACCTGACGATCAACGCCCTGGCCGGTGGCGAAGCCCGGATTCTGAATTACAACTCCGACTACGCCAGCACCAACTACCTCAACGTGCCGGGCGTGTACAACTTCGCCAACTCGTCGAACCCGGTGATTGCCAACAACTTCACCGCCGATATGCGCGTGTTGTCGGCTTACTACTCGGCCGATTTCACCTTCCGCGATATTGTTACGCTGACGACCACGGGCCGGATCGACAAGCTGTCGACGTTGCCGAAGGGTAACAACGCATACTTTTATCCGTCGGTGGCGCTGAGCACGGTGATCTCCGACTACGTGAAACTGCCCGCCAGCCTGGGTATTTCGTTCCTGAAAGTGCGGGCCAGCTACGCCAACGTAAAAGACGGTCTGACGCAGTCAACTATCGGCGCAACGCCGGGCGCATCGTTCCCGCTTAGTTACGGCGACAATTACCTGTCGTCGTACGGCGGACCGACCTACCAGAACTCGGCTGTCTACACCTTGCCGCTGCTGTACAACAACAAGCCCGGCGCGTACTTTACCAACACGCTCAACAACCCCAACCTGAAGCCGAACTCAACTTCGCAGACGGAAATCGGGCTTGACGTGCGGTTCCTGAACAACCGCCTGGCGCTCGACGCGGCTTACTACGTCAGCAACGACGGTCCGCGCATCTTCACGCTGCCATCGTCGGAAGCAACGGGCTACACCGGGCGACTGGTTAACGGAATTATGACCCAGAAGAAAGGCGGAGAAATCTCGCTGACGGGTAAGGCGCTCCGCACCAACAGCGGCTTTAACTGGGACGTAGTCGCCAACTACTCGACCTACACCGAACGGCTCCGCGAAGTGTACCCCGATGGTGGTATCAACACACTGGCGTCGAACTACTTTGTTAACAACAGCAGCGGCAACCGATTTATCAACGTCGGCGACCGCACGGATGGATTCTACGCTGGCGCATTCGTTCGCACGCCCGACGGGCAGTATATCAATGACGCGGGTGGTCGGCCCATCGCAAACCCGGTGGCGCAGTTCCTGGGCTACGTGAACCCGAAATTTGTGTGGGGGATCAACAACCGGTTCAGCTACAAAAACCTCACGTTCAGCTTCCAGTTCGACGGTCGCGTGGGTGGTGTCATCGGCGACTACGTCCGGCAGAAAACCTTCCAGGGTGGTCGTAACATCGAAACCGTGCAGGGCGCACTCGGAACGGCCCGCGTCAACGACGTTCAGGGTGTGAAATCGTACGTGGGTAGTGGTGTGGTGCTGACAAGCGGCAAACTCAACTACGACGTCAACGGTAACGTGCTGAATTACGGCGAACTGCAATACGGTGCCAATACCACGGCAACCTTCGCGCAGGACTACGTCGCCCGGATCTACGGACAGGCTGAATCGTTCCTGATGGACCGGAGCTTCGCCAAGCTGCGCGAAGTTATCATCGGCTATTCGCTGCCGACGCGCCTGACGAGCCGCTTCGGTGTCCGGCAGGCGAGTGTATCGCTGGTGGGTCGTAACCTGCTCTACTTCGCGCAGTACAAAGACATCGACCTCGATCAGTATCTGACGGGCGGTATCTCCGGCCTGCAAACCCCCACCACCCGCCGGTACGGAATTAATTTGAATTTGATGTTTTAG
- a CDS encoding RagB/SusD family nutrient uptake outer membrane protein, whose amino-acid sequence MKTKIIRSFCHSVILSLVLSACRSDFLDLQPQSQPNVDNFYKTASDFNYAVNGAYDALQSPNQYGGDYNTVIETRSDNVLDNDPSSGSGLRYNIDRFIEPTTNTVLRDTWGSLYTGINRCNQILDKIDAVSMDATLKARYKGEAQFIRALSYFNLVRLWGKVPLVLTAGSTTEARSYTRNEVADIYAAIEKDLTAAIAGLPVSYTGSDVGRATSGAARGLLGKVYVTEKKYDLAVSTLRDLATGTTYQLLPNIADVFSVTNKNNAELLFSVKYRKGGLLGEGHGSWFGTSIGDNIEPSLRAAYSSNDKRLPLTVQVPVPTSINAVPRKFYDELSSTNDVGNDFPVLRFADVLLLYAEALNQVGYQASGDAFTALNRVRTRAGVAAYTSAQLATKEAFQTAVIAERRLELALESDRWFDLIRTGTAVDAIKVTGITMPSYRVLYPIPQSEIDVYNNPTTFPQNQGY is encoded by the coding sequence ATGAAAACGAAGATTATTCGCTCATTCTGTCATTCCGTCATTCTGTCATTGGTGCTCTCCGCCTGCCGCAGCGATTTTCTCGATCTGCAACCGCAGTCGCAGCCCAACGTCGATAACTTCTACAAAACGGCCAGCGATTTCAACTACGCCGTCAACGGAGCTTACGACGCGCTGCAAAGCCCGAATCAGTACGGTGGCGACTACAACACGGTGATTGAAACGCGCAGCGACAACGTGCTCGACAACGACCCATCGTCGGGGTCGGGGCTGCGCTACAACATCGACCGGTTTATCGAGCCGACGACCAACACTGTGCTGCGCGATACCTGGGGGAGCCTGTATACCGGCATCAACCGCTGCAACCAGATTCTCGACAAAATCGACGCCGTGTCGATGGACGCGACGCTGAAAGCCCGCTACAAGGGCGAAGCGCAGTTTATCCGGGCGCTGTCGTATTTCAACCTGGTACGGCTGTGGGGTAAAGTGCCCCTCGTACTAACGGCCGGATCGACCACGGAAGCCCGGTCGTACACGCGCAATGAAGTCGCCGATATCTACGCAGCCATCGAAAAAGATTTGACGGCGGCTATTGCCGGGCTACCGGTCAGCTACACGGGTAGCGACGTCGGGCGGGCAACGTCGGGCGCGGCACGCGGGCTGCTGGGTAAGGTGTACGTGACCGAGAAAAAGTACGACCTCGCCGTCTCGACCCTGCGCGACCTCGCCACCGGCACCACCTACCAACTGCTGCCGAACATCGCCGACGTGTTTTCGGTGACTAACAAAAACAACGCGGAACTGCTGTTTTCGGTAAAGTACCGGAAGGGTGGCCTGCTGGGCGAAGGGCACGGGTCGTGGTTCGGTACGAGCATCGGCGACAACATCGAACCGTCGCTGCGGGCTGCTTATTCATCCAACGACAAACGGCTGCCGCTGACGGTGCAGGTGCCCGTTCCGACGAGTATCAACGCCGTGCCGCGCAAGTTTTACGACGAACTTTCCTCAACCAACGACGTGGGTAACGACTTCCCGGTGCTGCGCTTCGCCGACGTGCTGCTGCTCTATGCCGAAGCCCTGAATCAGGTCGGCTACCAGGCGAGTGGCGACGCGTTTACGGCCCTGAACCGGGTCCGGACGCGGGCGGGTGTCGCGGCTTACACGAGCGCGCAGCTGGCGACGAAAGAAGCGTTCCAGACGGCCGTCATTGCCGAGCGTAGGTTGGAGCTGGCCCTCGAAAGCGACCGCTGGTTCGACCTGATCCGTACGGGTACAGCCGTCGACGCGATCAAAGTGACGGGAATCACGATGCCCAGCTACCGGGTGCTGTACCCCATCCCGCAGTCGGAAATCGACGTGTATAACAACCCGACGACGTTCCCGCAGAATCAGGGGTATTGA
- a CDS encoding SusC/RagA family TonB-linked outer membrane protein, whose protein sequence is MMLSLRKPAWRLTRQWTGLLWLLLLAQISRAQTPITGTVTDAANGEKLAGTTVQVKGTNVGATTNADGRYQLTLPAGGTTLVFSFIGYQPTEVAVGNRSVVDVKLTSTDNALSEVVVVGYGVQNRRDVTTAIGSVRAKDLANQPVPSFDQALAAKIAGVQVTQTSGAPGAALSVRVRGTGSISAGNDPLYVIDGIPLSRDTKYATGSTNTQFPDNPINVLSTINTDDIESIEVLKDASAAAIYGSRGSNGVVLLTTKRGRDGKTTVNYDSYVGMQQVSKKIDMLNAYEYAQIAYEAKNNAYLDRNATGKATDANDVRNRGVGAPSTLIPPEIVPYLSGQTGLTDTDWQDAIFRTAPIQNHTLSVSGGTDKLRFYVSGNYLNQRGVVIASGYKRYGLRANVEVKTGRLTVGANLNPTYGYHDLVKAEGPYLGEGVVGLALQMQPIWPVNNADGSYNFGSNGWGYGATSILNPVAIANQVSDKLSQIRLLGNTYAQYEIIDGLTYRLNLGTDINSFQRDYYRPSTLEIRDRKGASTPTGFSRAQNFVNWLVENTLNYSKSFGPHAISALAGFTAQKDRRVANELTATNFPNDLVYTLNAGQVSSGSSDVQEWSLLSYLGRVQYDYAGKYLLSGAIRADGSSRFGRNNRWGYFPSVSAGWNISQESFLKSSTWVSDLKLRASYGLTGNFQIPNYGSISLLNYQNYILGSEVLVSGLAPGNSANDRLRWEKTAMLDVGFDLSLWRNRLSLTVDYYNANTSDLLLNVPVPRTSGFSTELQNIGKVNNKGIEVTLGTQQTFGRVTWNGSLNFASNRNRVVALGPSGDPIIVAGGVAGAQFITQIGRPIGEYYTMIYDGVFKNQAEIDAYPHVSTTRPGDFRFIDNDGNGTIDFSRDRAITGSYFPKYTFGFNSSLSYAGFDLNVAVQGVQGHKILNLIRRYIYNMEGNGNLFQGAMDRWQSADNPGNGLVNRANRLASGSNGEISTWHIEDGSYVRIRTLTLGYTIPSALAQRLRLNRARLYVTAQNPFTFTKYLGYNPEVNSRPDSALSSGEDYGTYPLSRTTSVGLNLSF, encoded by the coding sequence ATGATGCTCTCTCTACGGAAACCTGCCTGGCGGCTGACGCGCCAATGGACAGGATTGTTGTGGCTGTTGCTGCTGGCTCAGATCAGCCGGGCGCAGACCCCCATCACCGGGACGGTTACCGACGCGGCCAACGGTGAAAAACTGGCCGGAACTACCGTTCAGGTCAAAGGGACCAACGTTGGCGCGACAACCAACGCCGACGGACGATACCAGCTCACGCTACCGGCGGGTGGCACGACGCTGGTTTTTTCGTTTATCGGCTACCAGCCCACCGAAGTCGCCGTGGGAAATCGCAGCGTGGTCGACGTAAAGCTGACCTCGACGGATAACGCGCTGAGTGAGGTGGTCGTGGTCGGCTACGGGGTGCAGAACCGGCGCGACGTTACGACGGCTATCGGGTCGGTGCGGGCGAAGGACCTGGCCAACCAACCGGTGCCGAGCTTTGATCAGGCGCTGGCGGCCAAGATTGCCGGGGTGCAGGTGACGCAGACATCGGGGGCACCCGGTGCGGCCCTGTCGGTGCGGGTGCGCGGTACGGGGTCGATCAGCGCTGGTAACGACCCGTTGTACGTAATCGACGGGATTCCGCTTTCGCGCGACACCAAATACGCGACGGGCAGCACCAACACGCAGTTTCCCGACAACCCGATCAACGTACTGAGCACCATCAACACCGACGATATTGAAAGCATCGAGGTGCTGAAAGATGCGTCGGCGGCTGCGATTTACGGGTCGCGCGGCTCCAACGGAGTGGTGCTGCTGACGACCAAGCGAGGCCGCGACGGCAAGACAACCGTCAACTACGATTCGTACGTGGGGATGCAGCAGGTGTCGAAAAAGATCGACATGCTCAACGCCTACGAGTACGCGCAGATCGCTTACGAAGCCAAAAACAACGCCTACCTCGACCGCAACGCGACGGGTAAAGCGACTGATGCCAACGACGTTCGCAACCGGGGGGTAGGGGCACCGAGTACGCTGATTCCGCCCGAAATCGTACCGTACCTGAGCGGACAGACCGGGTTGACTGATACCGACTGGCAGGACGCTATTTTCCGTACGGCTCCCATTCAGAACCACACCCTGTCGGTGTCGGGCGGAACGGATAAGCTGCGATTCTACGTGTCGGGTAACTACCTCAATCAGCGCGGGGTGGTTATCGCGTCGGGCTACAAGCGCTACGGCCTGCGGGCCAACGTCGAGGTGAAAACCGGGCGGCTGACAGTGGGGGCCAACCTCAACCCAACCTACGGCTACCATGATCTGGTGAAAGCCGAAGGGCCGTATCTGGGCGAAGGCGTGGTCGGGCTGGCGCTGCAAATGCAGCCGATCTGGCCGGTCAATAACGCCGATGGCTCGTATAACTTCGGGTCCAACGGCTGGGGTTACGGCGCCACGTCGATTCTTAACCCGGTCGCAATTGCCAATCAGGTGTCCGACAAGCTGAGTCAGATTCGGCTGCTGGGCAACACCTACGCGCAGTACGAAATCATCGACGGGCTGACGTACCGGCTCAACCTTGGTACCGACATCAACAGCTTTCAGCGCGACTACTACCGCCCGTCGACGCTCGAAATCCGCGATCGGAAAGGCGCATCGACGCCAACGGGTTTTTCGCGGGCGCAGAACTTCGTCAACTGGCTGGTCGAGAATACGCTGAACTACAGCAAGTCGTTCGGCCCACACGCAATTTCAGCACTGGCGGGGTTCACGGCGCAGAAAGATCGGCGCGTCGCCAACGAACTAACGGCCACCAACTTCCCCAACGACCTGGTCTACACGCTCAATGCCGGGCAGGTGTCGTCGGGCAGTTCCGACGTGCAGGAGTGGTCGCTGCTGTCATACCTGGGGCGCGTGCAATACGATTACGCGGGCAAATACCTGCTGTCGGGTGCGATCCGGGCCGATGGATCGTCGCGGTTCGGGCGTAACAACCGCTGGGGGTACTTCCCCTCGGTGTCGGCGGGCTGGAACATTTCGCAGGAATCGTTTCTGAAGTCGTCGACCTGGGTGAGCGACCTCAAATTGCGGGCGAGCTACGGCCTGACGGGTAATTTCCAGATTCCCAACTACGGCTCGATCAGCCTGCTCAATTACCAGAACTACATCCTCGGGTCCGAAGTGCTCGTCAGCGGACTGGCACCGGGTAACTCGGCCAACGACCGGCTGCGGTGGGAAAAAACGGCTATGCTCGACGTCGGGTTTGATTTGAGCCTGTGGCGCAACCGGCTGAGCCTGACCGTCGATTACTACAACGCCAACACCTCGGACCTGCTGTTGAACGTGCCGGTGCCGCGCACGTCGGGTTTCAGCACCGAATTGCAGAATATCGGTAAGGTGAACAACAAGGGTATCGAAGTGACGCTCGGCACGCAGCAGACCTTCGGCCGGGTGACGTGGAACGGAAGTCTGAACTTCGCCAGCAACCGCAACCGCGTCGTTGCGCTGGGACCCTCCGGCGATCCGATCATCGTGGCCGGTGGGGTAGCTGGTGCGCAGTTCATCACGCAGATTGGCCGGCCGATTGGCGAATACTACACGATGATCTACGACGGGGTGTTTAAAAATCAGGCTGAGATCGACGCATACCCGCACGTATCGACCACCCGCCCCGGCGACTTCCGGTTTATCGACAACGACGGCAACGGCACCATCGACTTCAGCCGTGACCGGGCCATTACGGGCAGCTATTTTCCGAAGTACACGTTCGGATTCAACAGCAGCCTCAGCTACGCGGGCTTCGACCTGAACGTCGCGGTGCAGGGGGTGCAGGGCCACAAAATTCTGAACCTGATCCGGCGCTACATCTACAACATGGAAGGCAACGGCAACCTGTTTCAGGGCGCAATGGACCGCTGGCAGTCGGCGGACAATCCGGGCAACGGACTGGTGAACCGGGCCAACCGGCTGGCGTCGGGCTCCAACGGTGAAATCTCAACCTGGCATATCGAAGACGGCTCGTACGTCCGCATCCGTACGCTGACCCTCGGCTACACCATTCCGTCGGCGCTGGCGCAGCGGCTGCGGCTGAACCGGGCGCGGCTGTACGTGACGGCGCAGAATCCGTTTACGTTCACCAAATACCTCGGCTACAACCCCGAAGTCAACAGCCGCCCCGACAGTGCGCTGTCGTCGGGCGAAGACTACGGCACCTACCCGCTGTCCCGCACCACCTCCGTCGGTCTCAACCTCTCGTTCTAA
- a CDS encoding MFS transporter, translated as MNSQTFRAFGSRNYRLYFAGQSLSLLGTWMQKTAVSWVIYSTTHSKFMLGISVFATLFPSALLTSVGGVVSDRYDRYKVLLLTQVLSMVQAILLTAVVYFQADAVWTIIGLSVVLGLINGFDVPARQSLVYDLVNDKADLSNAVALNSSMVNLSKLIGPALAGLVIERWGEMVCFGLNAVSFIAVIGSLLLIKLPAFSPRPHPKNILGELVEGFSYAKHTESIRFILTRLALTSLLVLPFTTLMPVYAKDIFHGTASTFGLIDSAIGLGAFIGALYLASLKPGTNLNNVLAVNTFIFGTGLILFSHAPWYPVALALIAVGAFGMMSQITITNTLLQTQSNPIMRAGLSACL; from the coding sequence TTGAACAGTCAAACTTTCCGGGCCTTCGGTAGCCGCAATTACCGACTCTACTTTGCCGGGCAATCCCTCTCACTCCTGGGAACCTGGATGCAGAAAACCGCCGTCAGCTGGGTCATTTACTCGACCACTCACTCCAAATTCATGCTGGGCATCAGCGTCTTTGCCACGCTGTTTCCCTCCGCTCTGCTTACCTCCGTTGGTGGTGTCGTTTCCGACCGGTACGACCGCTACAAAGTCCTGCTGCTGACGCAGGTACTGTCGATGGTACAGGCCATACTACTCACGGCGGTCGTATATTTTCAGGCCGACGCTGTCTGGACGATCATTGGCCTGAGTGTAGTGCTGGGGCTTATCAACGGTTTCGACGTACCCGCCCGGCAGTCACTGGTGTATGATCTGGTCAATGATAAGGCTGACCTTTCCAACGCCGTAGCGCTGAACTCGTCGATGGTGAATCTGTCGAAGCTGATTGGTCCCGCCTTGGCCGGACTGGTGATCGAGCGCTGGGGAGAAATGGTTTGTTTCGGCCTGAACGCCGTCAGCTTTATCGCCGTCATTGGTTCGCTGCTGCTGATTAAGCTACCGGCATTTTCGCCCCGCCCCCACCCAAAAAACATTTTGGGCGAACTGGTCGAGGGGTTTTCGTATGCAAAACACACCGAGTCAATCCGGTTCATCCTGACCCGACTGGCCCTGACAAGCCTGCTGGTACTGCCGTTTACGACGCTGATGCCCGTTTACGCCAAAGACATCTTCCACGGCACAGCCTCAACGTTTGGTTTGATCGATAGTGCGATCGGCCTGGGGGCGTTCATTGGAGCGCTTTACCTGGCATCGTTGAAACCCGGCACAAACTTGAACAACGTACTGGCGGTCAACACCTTTATTTTCGGTACAGGCCTGATTCTGTTCTCGCACGCGCCCTGGTATCCGGTTGCGTTGGCACTGATTGCCGTGGGAGCGTTCGGCATGATGTCGCAGATAACCATCACCAATACACTGCTGCAAACGCAGTCGAATCCAATAATGAGGGCCGGGTTATCAGCCTGTTTGTGA
- a CDS encoding MarR family winged helix-turn-helix transcriptional regulator — protein sequence MTSLDDTNLASDLRTVVSRLTKKLRSHSSGRSPLSMTERSVIKLLDEHPMLLPGDLAKREKVTSQSMSQILNHLDELGYIVRQPLETDRRSVGISLSDAGKLFLDTTRHERDEWLADAIQKTCSADDQALLRRALGPLNRLLDVD from the coding sequence ATGACATCCCTCGACGACACCAATCTGGCTTCCGACCTGCGAACGGTTGTATCGCGATTGACCAAAAAACTCCGTAGTCATTCCTCCGGTCGTAGCCCGCTGTCGATGACGGAGCGGAGTGTAATCAAACTGCTCGATGAACACCCAATGCTGCTGCCGGGCGACCTGGCAAAGCGTGAAAAGGTTACCTCGCAGTCGATGTCACAGATTTTAAATCACCTGGATGAGTTGGGCTACATCGTCCGGCAGCCGCTGGAAACCGACCGGCGGTCGGTCGGTATTTCGCTGTCGGATGCCGGTAAGCTGTTTCTGGATACCACCCGGCATGAACGCGACGAATGGCTGGCCGACGCCATTCAGAAGACCTGCTCCGCCGACGATCAGGCGTTGCTGCGCCGGGCGCTTGGGCCGTTGAACCGGCTACTCGATGTTGATTGA